One genomic region from Curtobacterium sp. 9128 encodes:
- a CDS encoding ABC transporter substrate-binding protein has protein sequence MSPISPRRRRTLIALPAVLIAATLALTACVPVQRSKAGGTTAGTVTTAPIGDQQIKEGGDLVMALSAEPDRLDPTTSSSLYTRYVMETMCQKLYDIDAEGTLVPMLATELPTVSDGGKTVTFPVKTGVRFADGTPFDADAVVTTLERNLTKADSSRKSELGPVSDVEAVDDHTVRLHYDTPFAPLTAALADRAGMVMSPTALAEKGDDFGDSPVCVGPYKFVKRVPQTSIQVEKDPEYYDPSSAHFDTITYRIITDASIRAANLRSGDVQVADTISTQDVDDLRKRKDLSILRTGSLGYQGITVNIGNQDGVGTDPKQIDTPLAKRADVRRALSMSINRAELVQSVFHGWADVACSPVPDTSVFASTASKACPEYDPAAAKKILENAGVQQPFPIEMEVTNTPDTVRFAQALQAQARSGGFAITITPVEYTTLLDDQTRGDFQALQLGWSGRVDPHGNIGGFLTTGGGNNYAGYSNAEVDDLITRAAQSTDEQERADLYGEMTKIVQRDDPIIYLYRTRSITGVGNTIAGVSTYADGVVRLSKAAFVEGATK, from the coding sequence ATGTCCCCGATCAGCCCCCGACGACGACGCACGCTCATCGCGCTGCCCGCCGTCCTCATCGCCGCGACGCTCGCACTCACCGCCTGCGTCCCCGTCCAACGCTCGAAGGCCGGCGGCACCACCGCCGGCACCGTCACCACCGCCCCGATCGGCGACCAGCAGATCAAGGAGGGCGGTGACCTGGTGATGGCGCTCTCGGCAGAGCCCGACCGCCTCGACCCGACCACCTCGTCGTCGCTGTACACCCGGTACGTCATGGAGACGATGTGCCAGAAGCTCTACGACATCGACGCCGAGGGCACCCTCGTCCCGATGCTCGCGACGGAGCTCCCGACGGTGAGCGACGGCGGCAAGACCGTCACGTTCCCGGTCAAGACCGGCGTGCGGTTCGCCGACGGCACGCCGTTCGACGCCGACGCGGTCGTGACGACGCTCGAGCGGAACCTGACGAAGGCGGACTCCAGCCGGAAGAGCGAGCTCGGCCCGGTGTCCGACGTCGAGGCGGTGGACGACCACACCGTGCGGCTCCACTACGACACCCCGTTCGCCCCGCTCACCGCGGCGCTCGCGGACCGCGCGGGCATGGTGATGTCGCCGACGGCGCTCGCGGAGAAGGGCGACGACTTCGGCGACTCCCCGGTGTGCGTCGGCCCGTACAAGTTCGTGAAGCGCGTCCCGCAGACCTCGATCCAGGTCGAGAAGGACCCGGAGTACTACGACCCGTCGTCGGCGCACTTCGACACGATCACCTACCGGATCATCACCGACGCCAGCATCCGGGCGGCGAACCTCCGCTCCGGCGACGTCCAGGTGGCGGACACGATCTCCACGCAGGACGTCGACGACCTGCGGAAGCGCAAGGACCTGTCCATCCTGCGGACGGGTTCCCTCGGCTACCAGGGCATCACCGTGAACATCGGCAACCAGGACGGCGTCGGCACGGACCCGAAGCAGATCGACACCCCGCTGGCGAAGCGCGCGGACGTCCGCCGGGCCCTGTCGATGTCGATCAACCGGGCGGAACTCGTGCAGAGCGTGTTCCACGGTTGGGCCGACGTCGCGTGCTCGCCCGTGCCGGACACGAGCGTGTTCGCCAGCACGGCGAGCAAGGCGTGCCCGGAGTACGACCCGGCCGCCGCGAAGAAGATCCTCGAGAATGCGGGCGTCCAGCAGCCGTTCCCGATCGAGATGGAGGTGACGAACACCCCCGACACCGTGCGGTTCGCCCAGGCACTGCAGGCGCAGGCCCGCAGTGGCGGCTTCGCGATCACGATCACCCCGGTCGAGTACACGACACTGCTCGACGACCAGACCCGCGGCGACTTCCAGGCGCTGCAGCTCGGTTGGTCCGGCCGCGTCGACCCGCACGGCAACATCGGCGGCTTCCTGACGACGGGTGGCGGCAACAACTACGCCGGCTACAGCAACGCCGAGGTCGACGACCTCATCACCCGCGCCGCGCAGTCGACCGACGAGCAGGAGCGAGCCGACCTCTACGGCGAGATGACGAAGATCGTCCAACGAGACGACCCGATCATCTACCTCTACCGGACCCGGAGCATCACCGGCGTCGGGAACACGATCGCGGGCGTCTCAACGTACGCGGACGGCGTCGTGCGGCTGAGCAAGGCCGCGTTCGTGGAAGGAGCGACGAAGTGA
- a CDS encoding sulfite exporter TauE/SafE family protein has translation MRSRAAQLTVLVAIGIVAGVLSGLFGVGGGVIVVPALMAFLHMDQRGASASSLVAIAPAAVVGAITYAVQGEVHWLAALTLAIGSVVGAPIGSRLLRAIPLRVLPWIFVGFIVVVLVSLFTNVPTREGDVHFGPIEAVVLLGIGLLAGVLSGLIGVGGGVVIVPGMELALGAGDLLAKGTSLLTMVPTSVSGTVANLRRGVVDIRVGLTVGITAAVCSPIGAFIAGVVDPQVGTWMFAGFLVVVAVIVLRRGLRKASKPDPQVGEVA, from the coding sequence ATGAGATCCCGCGCCGCGCAACTGACCGTGCTCGTCGCGATCGGGATCGTCGCCGGGGTGCTCTCCGGCCTGTTCGGTGTCGGCGGCGGCGTGATCGTCGTCCCCGCACTCATGGCCTTCCTGCACATGGACCAGCGCGGCGCCTCCGCGAGCTCCCTCGTGGCGATCGCTCCCGCGGCGGTCGTCGGTGCGATCACCTACGCCGTGCAGGGCGAGGTGCACTGGCTCGCGGCGCTGACCCTGGCGATCGGCAGTGTCGTCGGAGCGCCCATCGGCTCCAGGCTCCTGCGAGCGATCCCGCTTCGGGTGCTCCCGTGGATCTTCGTCGGCTTCATCGTCGTCGTCCTCGTCTCCCTGTTCACCAACGTGCCCACCCGTGAGGGTGACGTGCACTTCGGCCCGATCGAGGCGGTCGTGCTGCTCGGGATCGGGCTGCTGGCCGGCGTCCTCTCCGGCCTGATCGGTGTCGGCGGCGGGGTGGTGATCGTGCCCGGGATGGAACTCGCACTGGGTGCGGGTGACCTGCTCGCGAAGGGGACGTCGCTGCTCACGATGGTGCCAACGTCGGTCTCCGGCACGGTGGCGAACCTGCGCCGTGGCGTCGTGGACATCCGCGTGGGACTGACGGTGGGCATCACGGCGGCGGTCTGCTCACCGATCGGGGCGTTCATCGCAGGGGTCGTCGACCCGCAGGTCGGGACGTGGATGTTCGCCGGGTTCTTGGTCGTGGTGGCGGTGATCGTGCTGCGACGCGGACTCAGGAAGGCGAGCAAGCCCGATCCGCAGGTCGGAGAGGTCGCGTGA
- a CDS encoding DNA alkylation repair protein has product MTVTAEDVLAAFAKTPGDVAGARRVARAHRDLDEGERSALLWSEDPGGRLVAVVLLVQAMRERADPELTEEYLSAARAERIDRAELVDIAAEELVGAPMLDGSTGPLFALAKSDVAWVRRIAVVATLAFAKQGDADVPLAVAGRLVRERGDTVQSALGWVLREVGKRASEPALVAFLERQGRFLSRSALETATEHLPAAERDRLRQTS; this is encoded by the coding sequence GTGACGGTCACCGCCGAGGACGTCCTCGCCGCGTTCGCGAAGACGCCGGGCGACGTCGCGGGTGCCCGGCGGGTGGCCCGGGCGCACCGGGACCTCGACGAGGGCGAACGGTCCGCGCTGCTGTGGAGCGAGGACCCCGGCGGACGGCTCGTCGCCGTCGTGCTGCTCGTGCAGGCGATGCGGGAGCGCGCCGATCCCGAACTCACCGAGGAGTACCTGTCGGCGGCACGCGCCGAGCGGATCGACCGCGCAGAACTCGTCGACATCGCTGCCGAGGAGCTCGTCGGCGCGCCGATGCTCGACGGCTCGACCGGTCCACTGTTCGCGCTCGCGAAGTCGGACGTCGCGTGGGTCAGGCGCATCGCGGTGGTCGCGACGCTGGCGTTCGCCAAACAGGGCGACGCGGACGTGCCGCTCGCGGTGGCCGGCCGACTCGTCCGTGAGCGCGGGGACACCGTGCAGTCGGCCCTCGGCTGGGTGCTTCGAGAGGTCGGCAAGCGGGCGTCCGAGCCGGCACTCGTCGCGTTCCTCGAGCGACAGGGGCGGTTCCTCAGCCGGAGCGCGCTCGAGACCGCGACCGAGCACCTGCCGGCGGCCGAGCGCGACCGCCTCCGCCAGACCAGCTGA
- a CDS encoding polysaccharide deacetylase family protein, translating into MNHRAPSRPSRRALLAGVGGTVLTGALAACSAGPSSRPTGSPTSPASASPSPSASSSATATATATATVPPVALQRQPLPAGTITGLPEGTPGIAWTVDDGASSEVVEAYARFAAETGTRLTFFVNGVRPAWTEHADLLRPLVTSGQVQLGNHTWDHPALTKLSDQGIIDQLTRNHDFIQDTYGVDAKPYFRPPFGYHDARVDAAAARAGYTTPLLWYGSLADSGDITSDQIVGFAEQWFQPAHIVIGHANFRGTIGALPRLHALLQERKLSTFTLDDVFER; encoded by the coding sequence ATGAACCACCGCGCTCCTTCCCGTCCGTCCCGTCGCGCACTGTTGGCCGGGGTCGGTGGGACCGTGCTGACGGGGGCGCTCGCCGCGTGTTCGGCCGGGCCGTCGTCACGGCCGACGGGTTCGCCGACTTCTCCGGCTTCCGCGTCGCCGTCCCCTTCTGCTTCGTCATCCGCGACTGCGACTGCGACGGCGACCGCGACTGTTCCGCCGGTCGCCCTGCAACGACAGCCGCTCCCCGCTGGGACGATCACCGGGCTGCCGGAGGGGACGCCCGGGATCGCCTGGACCGTCGACGACGGAGCGTCGAGCGAGGTGGTCGAGGCCTACGCCCGGTTCGCCGCCGAGACCGGGACCCGCCTGACGTTCTTCGTGAACGGGGTGCGCCCCGCGTGGACCGAGCACGCCGACCTGCTGCGACCGTTGGTGACCTCCGGGCAGGTGCAGCTCGGGAACCACACGTGGGACCACCCGGCGCTCACGAAGCTCTCCGACCAGGGCATCATCGACCAGCTCACCCGGAACCACGACTTCATCCAGGACACCTACGGCGTGGACGCGAAGCCGTACTTCCGGCCGCCGTTCGGGTACCACGACGCCCGGGTCGACGCCGCAGCCGCGCGTGCCGGTTACACGACGCCGCTGCTCTGGTACGGGTCGCTGGCCGACTCCGGTGACATCACGTCGGACCAGATCGTCGGGTTCGCGGAGCAGTGGTTCCAGCCGGCGCACATCGTGATCGGGCACGCGAACTTCCGGGGGACCATCGGAGCGCTGCCGCGGTTGCACGCGCTGTTGCAGGAGCGGAAGTTGTCGACGTTCACGTTGGACGACGTGTTCGAACGGTAG
- a CDS encoding aminoglycoside phosphotransferase family protein: protein MPHTEVPVIDADLVRRLVAEQFPAWSDLLVTEVDPQGWDNRTYRLGDALSVRLPSAEGYVAAVEKEQRVLPFLAPSLDVPVPEPVGLGRAGCGYPFPWSVRRWLDGTVAARADPDRSALAADVGRVLRQLRAVPADGGPAAGAHSFHRGAHPTFYDHEVRDALDRLGDDIDRAACEAVWDTACATAWERPAVWFHGDVAPTNLLVGDDGRLTALIDFGTCGVGDPACDLVLAWTFLDPAARQVFRDAVGLDDATWARGRGWVLWKSLIMLAGSAGPGDRAGHQAVLAAALDDAVA from the coding sequence ATGCCGCACACCGAGGTGCCCGTCATCGACGCCGATCTCGTCCGACGCCTCGTCGCCGAGCAGTTCCCCGCATGGTCGGACCTGCTCGTCACCGAGGTCGACCCGCAGGGCTGGGACAACCGCACCTACCGGCTCGGCGACGCACTGTCGGTCCGGCTGCCGAGCGCGGAGGGCTACGTCGCAGCCGTCGAGAAGGAGCAGCGCGTCCTGCCGTTCCTGGCGCCGTCCCTCGATGTCCCGGTTCCCGAGCCCGTCGGACTCGGACGCGCTGGCTGCGGCTACCCGTTCCCGTGGTCGGTGCGTCGCTGGCTCGACGGCACGGTGGCAGCACGCGCCGATCCGGACCGGTCGGCGCTCGCCGCGGACGTCGGCCGGGTCCTCCGGCAGCTCCGGGCCGTCCCGGCCGACGGCGGTCCGGCCGCCGGGGCGCACTCGTTCCACCGCGGCGCGCACCCGACGTTCTACGACCACGAGGTCCGCGACGCACTCGACCGGCTCGGCGACGACATCGACCGGGCGGCCTGCGAGGCGGTCTGGGACACGGCGTGCGCCACGGCCTGGGAGCGACCCGCCGTGTGGTTCCACGGCGACGTCGCCCCGACGAACCTGCTCGTGGGCGACGACGGCCGGCTCACGGCACTCATCGACTTCGGCACGTGCGGCGTCGGCGATCCGGCGTGCGACCTGGTGCTGGCGTGGACGTTCCTCGACCCGGCGGCGCGGCAGGTGTTCCGCGATGCGGTCGGTCTGGACGACGCGACCTGGGCCAGGGGTCGTGGGTGGGTCCTCTGGAAGTCCCTCATCATGCTGGCCGGCAGTGCCGGCCCCGGCGACCGCGCAGGCCACCAGGCGGTCCTGGCCGCCGCCCTGGACGACGCGGTCGCTTGA
- a CDS encoding zinc-dependent alcohol dehydrogenase, which translates to MRALTWQGTEKVSVETVPDPTIHEPTDAIVRITSTAICGSDLHLYRVLGPYIDRGDVLGHEPMGIVEAVGSAVTNLKVGDRVVVPFNISCGHCWMCQRGLQSQCETTQVTEYGSGAALFGYTKMYGQVPGGQAEYLRVPHADYGPIVIPDDGTPDDRWLFLSDILPTAWQAVQYADVPEGGTLAVLGLGPVGQFAARIGRHLGYRVLAVDPEQVRRDLGSRHDVETFDLTKDVVAQLVDLTDGRGPDGVVDAVGMEAHGNPLAGFAQRAAGLLPDALAQKAIETAGVDRLAAVHAAIDLVRRGGTVSLSGVYGGMADPMPMMTLFDKQITVREGQCNVKRWIDDIMPLVSDPADPLGTLDLVTHRVPLEDAPHMYEVFQKKQDGCVKVVLEPATA; encoded by the coding sequence ATGCGCGCACTCACCTGGCAGGGCACGGAGAAGGTCTCGGTCGAGACCGTCCCGGACCCGACCATCCACGAGCCCACCGACGCGATCGTGCGGATCACCTCCACCGCGATCTGTGGCTCCGACCTGCACCTGTACCGCGTGCTCGGCCCCTACATCGACAGGGGCGACGTGCTCGGTCACGAGCCGATGGGCATCGTCGAGGCGGTCGGCAGCGCCGTCACGAACCTGAAGGTCGGCGACCGCGTCGTCGTCCCCTTCAACATCTCCTGCGGCCACTGCTGGATGTGCCAGCGAGGCCTGCAGTCGCAGTGCGAGACCACCCAGGTCACCGAGTACGGCAGCGGAGCGGCGCTGTTCGGCTACACGAAGATGTACGGCCAGGTCCCCGGTGGCCAGGCCGAGTACCTCCGCGTCCCGCACGCCGACTACGGACCCATCGTCATCCCCGACGACGGCACCCCCGACGACCGCTGGCTGTTCCTCAGCGACATCCTCCCGACGGCGTGGCAGGCCGTGCAGTACGCCGACGTGCCGGAGGGCGGGACCCTGGCGGTCCTCGGTCTCGGACCGGTCGGGCAGTTCGCCGCTCGGATCGGCAGACACCTCGGCTACCGCGTCCTCGCGGTCGACCCGGAGCAGGTCCGCCGCGACCTCGGGTCGCGCCACGACGTGGAGACGTTCGACCTGACGAAGGACGTCGTCGCCCAGCTGGTCGACCTGACCGACGGTCGCGGGCCGGACGGCGTCGTGGACGCGGTCGGCATGGAGGCGCACGGCAACCCCCTCGCCGGTTTCGCCCAGCGCGCTGCCGGACTGTTGCCCGACGCCCTCGCGCAGAAGGCGATCGAGACCGCCGGGGTCGATCGGCTCGCTGCCGTGCACGCCGCGATCGACCTGGTCCGCCGCGGTGGCACCGTCTCGCTGAGCGGGGTCTACGGGGGCATGGCGGATCCGATGCCGATGATGACGCTCTTCGACAAGCAGATCACCGTCCGCGAAGGCCAGTGCAACGTGAAGCGCTGGATCGACGACATCATGCCGCTCGTGTCCGACCCGGCCGACCCGCTCGGCACACTCGACCTGGTCACGCACCGGGTCCCGCTCGAGGACGCCCCGCACATGTACGAGGTCTTCCAGAAGAAGCAGGACGGCTGCGTCAAGGTCGTCCTGGAACCGGCCACGGCGTGA
- a CDS encoding NAD-dependent epimerase/dehydratase family protein, whose translation MTRIVVVGATGNVGTAVVRRLAAEPDVQVVGVARRLPDVHTAPYGDAVWHAVDVGASDAVDQLAAVFRGADAVIHLAWALQPTHDIPVQYRTNVTGTANVLAAVARVSVPQVVVASSVGTYRGVDAAGKRLRVDESWPVDGIPTATYSIHKAENERAMDAFAQANPDVVVTRLRPGLIFQRAAAAEIRGLFLGPLVPMQIVRWVQWAVLPLPYPFVFQAVHADDVADAYWRAVDRRAAGAFNIAAAPVLTPPRIAAVLGMRGAVRIPLRLLRGLVTLTWRLRIQPTDAGWIDIAASVPIMRTDRARTELGWEARHTSEDALRDLVSGFADGANVEGSGPLRG comes from the coding sequence GTGACCCGCATCGTGGTCGTCGGCGCGACCGGCAACGTCGGCACCGCCGTCGTCCGCCGGCTCGCTGCCGAGCCCGACGTGCAGGTCGTCGGGGTCGCCCGGCGGCTGCCCGACGTGCACACCGCGCCGTACGGCGATGCCGTCTGGCACGCGGTGGACGTCGGTGCCTCCGACGCCGTCGACCAGCTCGCTGCCGTGTTCCGCGGCGCGGACGCCGTGATCCACCTGGCGTGGGCACTGCAGCCGACGCACGACATCCCGGTGCAGTACCGCACGAACGTGACCGGGACGGCGAACGTGCTCGCCGCCGTGGCCCGGGTGTCGGTCCCGCAGGTCGTCGTGGCGTCGTCGGTGGGGACCTACCGCGGGGTCGATGCAGCAGGCAAGCGCTTGCGCGTCGACGAGTCGTGGCCGGTGGACGGCATCCCGACCGCGACCTACTCGATCCACAAGGCCGAGAACGAGCGGGCGATGGACGCCTTCGCGCAGGCGAACCCGGACGTCGTGGTGACGCGACTCCGACCGGGGCTGATCTTCCAACGGGCGGCTGCTGCCGAGATCCGTGGGCTGTTCCTCGGTCCGCTGGTGCCGATGCAGATCGTGCGCTGGGTGCAGTGGGCGGTGCTGCCGCTGCCGTACCCGTTCGTGTTCCAGGCCGTGCACGCCGACGACGTCGCCGACGCGTACTGGCGTGCGGTGGACCGGCGGGCGGCAGGAGCGTTCAACATCGCCGCGGCGCCCGTGCTCACCCCGCCCCGGATCGCGGCGGTGCTCGGGATGCGTGGGGCCGTCCGGATCCCGCTCCGACTGCTCCGCGGGCTGGTCACCCTGACCTGGCGGCTCCGGATCCAGCCGACGGACGCCGGGTGGATCGACATCGCCGCGTCCGTCCCGATCATGCGGACGGACCGTGCGCGCACGGAACTCGGGTGGGAGGCTCGGCACACCTCCGAAGACGCGTTGCGTGATCTCGTGTCCGGGTTCGCGGACGGTGCGAACGTCGAGGGGTCGGGCCCTCTCCGCGGGTAG
- a CDS encoding DUF6314 family protein: protein MPDQLLGEWALERAVVDRRAGVRGTVRGTTTLTLEHAGLVRWEESGTMVLAGRSTPVSRTLIVRRDDDGAWTVCFADGRLFHDWVWGVSVVHDCAPDEYTGELDGDASRWTVRWDAVGPAKDYRLDSVLTPLDLRLDLPLGLPLV from the coding sequence ATGCCGGACCAGCTGCTCGGGGAGTGGGCGCTCGAGCGAGCCGTGGTCGATCGTCGTGCAGGCGTGCGGGGCACCGTCCGAGGGACCACGACGCTGACGCTCGAACACGCCGGGCTCGTGCGGTGGGAAGAGTCCGGCACGATGGTGCTCGCGGGCCGCTCGACACCGGTGTCCCGGACGCTCATCGTGCGGCGGGACGACGACGGCGCCTGGACGGTGTGCTTCGCCGACGGCCGCCTGTTCCACGACTGGGTCTGGGGCGTGTCCGTGGTGCATGACTGTGCGCCGGACGAGTACACCGGCGAGCTCGACGGCGACGCATCGCGCTGGACCGTGCGGTGGGACGCGGTCGGTCCGGCGAAGGACTACCGGCTCGACAGCGTCCTGACCCCGCTCGACCTGCGGCTCGACCTCCCGCTCGGCCTCCCGCTCGTGTGA
- a CDS encoding pentapeptide repeat-containing protein codes for MARTSGKSSGTDAPRITLTEPADLDDWAPAPGDVLSGDRIDGKRIASLDIAGERLPDLEIEECVIEELRADGADLRGVRVHDTVIDALDAPVLRASSSSWREVRIGGGRVGSAELYDAGLNGVEFVGMKLGFVNLRGATVTDVVFRDCVIDELDIADAKLLRVSFEGTRIRAAEGSNTRIEHVDLRGADLDRVERLEGFRGATIAADQLYTLAPLLAAQAGYRVD; via the coding sequence ATGGCCCGCACCTCCGGCAAGTCCTCCGGCACCGACGCCCCTCGGATCACCCTGACCGAACCCGCCGACCTCGACGACTGGGCCCCGGCACCAGGCGACGTGCTCTCCGGTGACCGCATCGACGGCAAGCGCATCGCGTCGCTCGACATCGCGGGCGAGCGTCTCCCCGACCTCGAGATCGAGGAGTGCGTCATCGAGGAACTCCGTGCCGACGGCGCCGACCTCCGCGGGGTGCGCGTGCACGACACCGTGATCGATGCCCTCGACGCCCCGGTCCTGCGGGCATCGAGCAGCTCGTGGCGCGAGGTCCGGATCGGCGGCGGCCGGGTCGGCTCCGCGGAGCTCTACGACGCGGGGCTGAACGGCGTCGAGTTCGTCGGGATGAAGCTCGGGTTCGTGAACCTCCGCGGGGCGACGGTCACCGACGTGGTGTTCCGCGACTGCGTCATCGACGAGCTTGACATCGCCGACGCCAAGCTCCTGCGGGTGTCCTTCGAGGGGACCCGCATCCGTGCTGCCGAGGGCTCGAACACCCGGATCGAGCACGTGGACCTGCGCGGCGCCGACCTCGACCGGGTCGAGCGGCTCGAGGGTTTCCGCGGTGCGACGATCGCGGCTGACCAGCTCTACACGCTCGCACCGCTGCTGGCGGCGCAGGCGGGCTACCGCGTGGACTGA